One Pseudomonas entomophila genomic window carries:
- a CDS encoding co-chaperone GroES codes for MKLRPLHDRVVIRRSEEESKTAGGIVLPGSAAEKPNRGEVVAVGTGRILDNGEVRALAVKVGDKVVFGPYSGSNTVKVDGEDLLVMAENEILAVIEG; via the coding sequence ATGAAGCTTCGTCCTCTGCATGACCGCGTCGTCATCCGTCGCAGCGAAGAAGAATCGAAAACCGCTGGCGGTATCGTCCTGCCGGGTTCGGCCGCTGAAAAACCAAACCGCGGCGAAGTCGTTGCTGTTGGCACCGGTCGCATCCTGGACAACGGCGAAGTACGCGCGCTGGCCGTGAAAGTGGGTGACAAAGTGGTTTTCGGCCCTTACTCGGGCAGCAACACCGTGAAAGTCGATGGCGAAGACCTGCTGGTCATGGCCGAGAACGAAATCCTGGCCGTCATCGAAGGCTGA
- a CDS encoding sensor histidine kinase, with amino-acid sequence MEFKQSLAQRIIIAFALMSALVAGAFAFGIVATVHLVEERLISSVLGGDLQRLLRMDSVSDWSHRPRPDQLFYFSGGRDDFELPKDLRHLDAGFHEVFRDQLSYHAMVEIVDGRRYVLLQDQSDFEERERVLFAVVVVGFVLSLALAVILGWLLARRVMAPVIRLARQVRHRDQLLGLAPPLAPDYAADEVGQLAVAFDDTLGRLRDALTRERLFTSDVSHELRTPLMVLATSCELLMENPNLDSRSRSQVERIARATEEMRELVKTFLMLARAQRDEGAVASRATLREVADDLTGVWRDTIEQKGLALHYDGRAGASQVLYNATFLQSVMGNLLRNAAHYTDSGYIRLSLEPAGFSVEDSGVGIPEEQREAMFRPFVRGDERRGEGLGLGLSLVQRICDDQGWRVTLTTTLPHGCRFQVDLSQGKTANLEMDGGEQASITD; translated from the coding sequence ATGGAGTTTAAGCAGAGCCTTGCTCAACGCATCATCATCGCTTTCGCCTTGATGAGCGCGCTGGTGGCCGGGGCATTCGCGTTCGGTATCGTCGCCACCGTCCACCTGGTCGAGGAGCGTTTGATCTCGTCGGTGCTCGGCGGTGACCTGCAGCGCCTGCTGCGCATGGACAGCGTCAGCGATTGGAGCCACCGGCCACGCCCGGACCAGTTGTTCTACTTCAGCGGCGGCCGCGATGACTTCGAGTTGCCCAAGGACCTGCGTCACCTCGATGCGGGTTTCCATGAAGTGTTCCGCGACCAGCTGTCGTACCACGCCATGGTCGAAATCGTCGATGGTCGCCGTTATGTATTGCTGCAGGACCAGAGCGATTTCGAGGAACGCGAGCGGGTCCTGTTCGCGGTGGTGGTGGTGGGTTTCGTGCTCAGCCTGGCGCTGGCGGTGATCCTCGGTTGGTTGCTGGCCCGCCGGGTGATGGCGCCAGTGATTCGCTTGGCCCGTCAGGTCCGCCATCGTGACCAGTTGCTCGGGTTGGCGCCACCCTTGGCGCCGGACTACGCCGCGGACGAGGTCGGCCAGTTGGCGGTGGCGTTCGACGACACCCTGGGGCGCCTGCGCGATGCATTGACTCGCGAGCGGTTGTTCACCAGTGATGTCAGCCACGAACTGCGTACACCGCTGATGGTGCTGGCCACCTCCTGTGAGCTGTTGATGGAGAACCCGAACCTGGACAGCCGTTCGCGCAGCCAGGTCGAGCGAATCGCCCGGGCCACGGAAGAGATGCGCGAATTGGTCAAGACCTTCCTCATGCTTGCCCGTGCCCAGCGTGATGAAGGTGCGGTGGCGTCCCGTGCGACCCTGCGTGAAGTCGCCGATGACCTGACCGGCGTATGGCGCGACACCATCGAGCAGAAGGGCCTGGCACTGCACTACGATGGCCGCGCCGGTGCCAGCCAGGTGTTGTACAACGCCACGTTCCTGCAATCGGTGATGGGTAACCTGTTGCGCAACGCCGCCCACTACACCGACAGTGGCTACATTCGCCTGAGCCTCGAGCCCGCAGGCTTCAGTGTCGAGGACAGCGGCGTGGGGATTCCCGAGGAGCAGCGCGAAGCGATGTTCCGGCCGTTCGTGCGTGGCGACGAGCGTCGCGGCGAGGGGCTGGGGTTGGGTCTGTCGCTGGTCCAGCGCATCTGCGATGACCAGGGTTGGCGGGTCACCCTGACGACGACGCTGCCCCATGGCTGCCGTTTCCAGGTGGACCTGAGCCAAGGGAAAACGGCGAATCTGGAGATGGATGGCGGCGAACAGGCATCGATCACTGATTAA
- a CDS encoding phosphatase PAP2 family protein has product MPETLRPRPINPWLYLGIPFITAVALILLEWTSLDLDVADLFFDQAAGEFIGRHSYLLETVLHDRVKQGVIAFGLIAVAGFAASYFWKRLFGWRRELGCLVLALGLSTAFVTPLKKVTQVQCPWSLTQYGGKETYSKLLEPRPPTDKPGLCWPGGHAATGFCLFGLFFMLRDRRPRLARAAFALAFVAGSVLSVGRMMQGAHFLSHNVWTAVFCWLIGLGSYYLVLYRRGVAVAAAPQNSVA; this is encoded by the coding sequence ATGCCGGAAACCCTCCGCCCTCGCCCGATCAACCCGTGGCTATACCTGGGCATCCCCTTCATCACGGCCGTGGCCCTGATCCTGCTCGAATGGACCTCGCTGGACCTGGACGTGGCTGACCTGTTCTTCGACCAGGCCGCCGGCGAATTCATCGGCCGTCACAGCTATCTGCTGGAGACCGTGCTGCACGACCGAGTCAAGCAAGGGGTAATCGCTTTCGGGTTGATCGCCGTGGCCGGGTTCGCCGCGAGCTACTTCTGGAAGCGGCTGTTCGGCTGGCGCCGTGAACTGGGCTGCCTGGTGCTGGCACTGGGGCTGTCGACGGCCTTTGTCACGCCCTTGAAGAAAGTAACCCAGGTGCAGTGCCCCTGGAGCCTGACCCAGTACGGCGGCAAGGAAACCTACAGCAAGCTGCTGGAGCCGCGCCCGCCCACCGACAAACCCGGGCTGTGCTGGCCGGGTGGCCATGCAGCGACCGGTTTCTGCCTGTTCGGCCTGTTCTTCATGCTGCGTGATCGGCGTCCGCGCCTGGCACGGGCGGCATTTGCACTGGCGTTCGTGGCCGGCTCGGTATTGTCGGTCGGGCGGATGATGCAGGGGGCGCACTTTTTGTCGCACAACGTGTGGACGGCGGTGTTCTGCTGGTTGATCGGGCTGGGGTCGTATTACCTGGTGCTGTATCGCCGGGGTGTGGCGGTTGCGGCAGCACCTCAGAACAGCGTTGCCTGA
- the colR gene encoding two-component system response regulator ColR, with protein MRILLVEDNRDILANLADYLGMKGYTVDCAQDGLSGLHLAATEHYDLIVLDIMLPGIDGYTLCKRLREDARRDTPVIMLTARDQLDDRLQGFRSGADDYLLKPFALSELAARIEAVLRRAQGGGRRTLQVADLSYDLDTLEVTRQGRLLKLNPVGLKLLAVLMQKSPHVLRREVLEEALWGDDCPDSDSLRSHVHQLRQVIDKPFEKALLHTVHGVGYRLAEGRDGV; from the coding sequence ATGCGCATTCTTTTGGTTGAAGACAACCGCGATATCCTGGCCAACCTGGCCGACTACCTCGGTATGAAGGGTTATACCGTCGACTGCGCCCAGGACGGTCTTTCCGGCCTGCACCTGGCCGCCACCGAACACTACGACCTGATCGTGCTCGACATCATGCTCCCGGGCATCGATGGCTACACACTGTGCAAGCGCCTGCGCGAGGATGCGCGCCGCGATACCCCGGTGATCATGCTCACCGCCCGCGATCAGCTGGACGACCGCCTGCAAGGGTTCCGCTCCGGCGCCGACGATTATCTGCTCAAGCCGTTCGCCCTGTCCGAGTTGGCCGCGCGCATCGAAGCGGTGCTGCGCCGTGCCCAAGGGGGCGGCCGGCGCACGCTGCAGGTCGCCGACCTGAGCTACGACCTCGATACGCTGGAGGTCACCCGCCAGGGCCGCCTGCTCAAGCTCAACCCTGTTGGCCTGAAGCTGCTGGCCGTGTTGATGCAGAAAAGCCCCCACGTGTTGCGCCGCGAAGTGCTGGAGGAAGCCCTGTGGGGTGATGACTGCCCGGACAGCGACAGCCTGCGCAGCCATGTCCACCAGTTGCGCCAGGTGATCGACAAACCGTTCGAGAAAGCCCTGCTGCATACCGTCCATGGCGTCGGCTATCGCCTCGCCGAGGGCCGCGATGGAGTTTAA
- a CDS encoding FadR/GntR family transcriptional regulator, which translates to MSPLIKRSLVEQAVDQLRDRIAKGTWSVGQRLPTEPELASDLGISRNTVREAMRVLAFSGLVEIRQGDGSYLRTAQDPLQAVQAMSNCTLEHARETRHILEAEAIALAAQRRSDQDLRELRQALQHSAGHFHGDLDTYVACDLVFHQRLVDAAHNPALSELYRYFSGVVAATLQHNMGDVPRSQAVLDLHWDILDAIEQRDPQRAKRLSRTLIES; encoded by the coding sequence ATGTCCCCCTTGATCAAACGCTCCCTGGTCGAGCAAGCCGTCGACCAACTCCGCGATCGCATCGCCAAGGGCACCTGGTCGGTAGGCCAGCGCCTGCCCACCGAACCCGAGCTGGCCAGCGACCTCGGCATCAGCCGCAATACCGTCCGCGAAGCCATGCGCGTCCTGGCCTTCAGCGGCCTGGTGGAGATCCGCCAGGGCGACGGCAGTTACCTGCGCACGGCCCAGGACCCGCTGCAGGCCGTCCAGGCCATGTCCAACTGCACCCTCGAGCATGCCCGCGAGACCCGCCACATCCTCGAGGCCGAAGCCATCGCCTTGGCCGCCCAGCGTCGCAGTGACCAAGACCTGCGTGAGCTGCGCCAGGCCCTGCAGCACAGCGCGGGCCATTTTCACGGCGACCTGGACACCTACGTCGCCTGCGACCTGGTGTTCCATCAACGCCTGGTCGACGCCGCCCACAACCCGGCACTCAGCGAGCTGTACCGCTATTTCTCCGGTGTGGTGGCCGCAACCCTGCAGCACAACATGGGGGACGTCCCCCGCAGCCAGGCCGTGCTCGACCTGCACTGGGACATTCTCGACGCCATCGAGCAACGCGATCCGCAGCGGGCCAAGCGCCTGAGCCGGACCCTCATCGAATCCTGA
- a CDS encoding lipopolysaccharide kinase InaA family protein: MAVVQSESRQFDYYWQQQGEWVEEPNQRRGGESGVQRLSTEAGQTLYAKRQVGHIYRSLLHPFGRPTVLRELDALNSFEQLGVRVPRIVYAGAERDADHQWRALLVSEALDGFVELDAWHAGGARERYPQAVHERMLKDLADNLARMHLGHWQHGCLYGKHVFVKVIGEGEQARVEVALLDLEKCRRRIRCQRAAYNDLRQLRRHSSLNEAEWRSLLYFYQMAFGSAVKGLEQ; the protein is encoded by the coding sequence ATGGCAGTGGTCCAGAGTGAGAGCAGACAGTTCGATTATTACTGGCAGCAGCAAGGGGAATGGGTCGAGGAACCCAACCAGCGGCGCGGCGGCGAGAGTGGTGTGCAGCGGTTGTCCACGGAAGCTGGGCAGACGCTATATGCCAAGCGTCAGGTTGGCCATATCTACCGGAGCCTGCTGCATCCGTTTGGTCGGCCCACGGTCTTGCGTGAACTCGACGCACTGAACAGTTTCGAGCAACTGGGTGTGCGCGTGCCCCGGATCGTCTACGCCGGCGCCGAGCGTGATGCCGATCATCAGTGGCGGGCCTTGCTGGTCAGCGAGGCCCTGGATGGTTTCGTCGAGCTCGACGCCTGGCATGCCGGCGGCGCCCGCGAGCGGTATCCACAAGCGGTGCATGAGCGCATGCTCAAGGACCTGGCTGACAACCTGGCGCGCATGCACCTGGGGCATTGGCAGCATGGCTGCCTGTACGGCAAGCATGTGTTCGTGAAGGTGATCGGCGAGGGTGAACAGGCCCGTGTCGAGGTGGCGCTGCTCGACCTTGAGAAGTGCCGGCGGCGTATCCGTTGCCAGCGTGCGGCGTACAACGACTTGCGTCAGCTACGTCGCCATTCGTCGTTGAACGAGGCGGAGTGGCGCAGCCTGCTCTATTTTTACCAGATGGCGTTTGGCAGCGCTGTCAAAGGGTTAGAGCAATGA
- the groL gene encoding chaperonin GroEL (60 kDa chaperone family; promotes refolding of misfolded polypeptides especially under stressful conditions; forms two stacked rings of heptamers to form a barrel-shaped 14mer; ends can be capped by GroES; misfolded proteins enter the barrel where they are refolded when GroES binds), with the protein MAAKDVKFGDSARKKMLVGVNVLADAVKATLGPKGRNVVLAKSFGAPTITKDGVSVAKEIELKDAFENMGAQLVKEVASKANDAAGDGTTTATVLAQAIVNEGLKAVAAGMNPMDLKRGIDKATAAIVAELKNLSKPCADSKAIAQVGTISANSDNSIGEIIAEAMEKVGKEGVITVEEGSGLENELSVVEGMQFDRGYLSPYFVNKPDTMVAELEGPLLLLVDKKISNIRELLPVLEAVAKAGRPLLIVAEDVEGEALATLVVNNMRGIVKVAAVKAPGFGDRRKAMLQDIATLTGGQVISEEIGLSLETATLEHLGNAKRVILSKENTTIIDGAGADGDIEARVKQIRAQIEETSSDYDREKLQERLAKLAGGVAVIKVGAGTEVEMKEKKARVEDALHATRAAVEEGVVPGGGVALVRALAAIADLKGDNEEQNVGIALLRRAVEAPLRQITANAGDEPSVVADKVKQGAGNFGYNAATGEYGDMIEMGILDPAKVTRSALQAAASIGGLMITTEAMVADLPEDKPAAGMPDMGGMGGMGGMM; encoded by the coding sequence ATGGCTGCTAAAGACGTAAAATTCGGCGATTCCGCCCGTAAGAAAATGCTGGTTGGTGTCAACGTTCTGGCTGACGCGGTAAAAGCGACCCTGGGCCCGAAAGGCCGTAACGTGGTCCTGGCCAAGAGCTTCGGCGCGCCGACCATCACCAAAGACGGCGTTTCCGTCGCCAAAGAGATCGAGCTGAAAGACGCCTTCGAAAACATGGGCGCCCAGCTGGTCAAGGAAGTTGCATCCAAGGCCAACGACGCTGCCGGTGACGGCACCACCACCGCTACCGTCCTGGCCCAGGCCATCGTCAACGAAGGCCTGAAAGCCGTCGCTGCCGGCATGAACCCGATGGACCTGAAGCGCGGCATCGACAAGGCTACCGCCGCCATCGTCGCCGAGCTGAAGAACCTGTCCAAGCCATGCGCCGACTCCAAGGCCATCGCCCAGGTAGGCACCATCTCCGCCAACTCCGACAATTCCATCGGTGAAATCATCGCCGAAGCCATGGAAAAAGTCGGTAAAGAAGGCGTGATCACCGTTGAAGAAGGCTCGGGCCTGGAAAACGAACTGTCCGTCGTAGAAGGCATGCAGTTCGACCGCGGCTACCTGTCGCCGTACTTCGTCAACAAGCCGGACACCATGGTTGCCGAGCTGGAAGGCCCGCTGCTGCTGCTGGTCGACAAGAAGATCTCCAACATCCGCGAACTGCTGCCCGTTCTGGAAGCCGTTGCCAAAGCCGGTCGTCCGCTGCTGATCGTTGCCGAAGACGTCGAAGGCGAAGCCCTGGCGACCCTGGTCGTGAACAACATGCGCGGCATCGTCAAGGTCGCAGCGGTCAAGGCACCTGGCTTCGGCGACCGCCGCAAGGCCATGCTGCAGGACATCGCCACCCTGACCGGCGGCCAGGTCATCTCCGAGGAAATCGGCCTGTCCCTGGAAACCGCCACCCTGGAGCACCTGGGTAACGCCAAGCGCGTCATCCTGTCCAAGGAAAACACCACCATCATCGACGGCGCTGGCGCCGACGGCGACATCGAAGCACGCGTCAAGCAGATCCGTGCCCAGATCGAAGAAACCTCTTCGGACTACGACCGTGAGAAGCTGCAAGAGCGTCTGGCCAAACTGGCTGGCGGTGTTGCGGTGATCAAGGTCGGTGCTGGCACCGAAGTCGAGATGAAAGAGAAGAAAGCCCGCGTTGAAGACGCCCTGCACGCCACCCGCGCAGCCGTCGAAGAAGGCGTGGTGCCTGGCGGTGGTGTGGCCCTGGTTCGCGCCCTGGCTGCCATTGCCGACCTCAAAGGCGACAACGAAGAGCAGAACGTCGGTATCGCCCTGCTGCGTCGCGCCGTCGAAGCGCCGCTGCGCCAGATCACTGCCAACGCCGGCGACGAGCCAAGCGTTGTCGCTGACAAGGTCAAGCAAGGTGCGGGCAACTTCGGTTACAACGCCGCCACCGGCGAGTACGGCGACATGATCGAGATGGGCATCCTGGACCCAGCCAAGGTCACCCGTTCGGCCCTGCAAGCCGCAGCTTCGATCGGCGGTCTGATGATCACCACCGAAGCCATGGTTGCCGACCTGCCGGAAGACAAGCCAGCTGCCGGCATGCCTGACATGGGCGGCATGGGTGGCATGGGCGGCATGATGTAA
- a CDS encoding class I SAM-dependent methyltransferase, which translates to MRSPIKLEFSDKYDRDHAQEYFRKHQDGLARRLSHQRDEQLARRALTLAGEPGLVLDLPCGAGRFWPLLAEKPNRVIIGADNSAAMIETACAAQPPEVVARVRPLQTSAFAIDLPDNSVDSIFCMRLFHHIGDPAHRQTILSEFQRVSRDSVILSLWVDGNFKAWRRRKLEARRSQRAEQDSYQNRFVLPAATVEEEFVSAGFRIQERLDFLPFYAMWRVYVLRKG; encoded by the coding sequence ATGCGAAGCCCTATCAAACTCGAATTTTCCGACAAGTACGATCGGGATCATGCCCAGGAGTATTTCCGCAAGCACCAGGATGGCCTGGCCCGCCGTTTGTCGCACCAGCGTGATGAACAACTGGCCCGCCGTGCCTTGACCCTGGCGGGAGAGCCTGGGCTGGTCCTGGACCTGCCTTGCGGTGCCGGGCGCTTCTGGCCTTTGCTGGCGGAAAAACCCAACCGCGTGATCATCGGCGCCGATAATTCTGCGGCGATGATCGAGACAGCTTGTGCGGCGCAACCGCCAGAGGTGGTGGCACGGGTACGGCCTTTGCAAACATCGGCTTTCGCTATTGATCTGCCGGACAATTCGGTGGACAGCATCTTCTGCATGCGCTTGTTCCACCATATCGGCGATCCTGCTCATCGGCAGACTATTCTTTCTGAATTTCAAAGGGTTAGCCGCGATAGCGTAATCTTGTCGCTGTGGGTGGATGGCAACTTCAAGGCATGGCGGCGCAGAAAGCTGGAAGCACGGCGCAGCCAGCGGGCGGAGCAGGACAGCTACCAGAACCGGTTTGTGTTACCAGCGGCTACAGTAGAAGAAGAATTTGTTTCAGCTGGATTCAGAATTCAGGAACGACTCGACTTCCTGCCGTTCTATGCCATGTGGCGAGTGTATGTATTGCGCAAAGGGTAG